The Plasmodium cynomolgi strain B DNA, scaffold: 0021, whole genome shotgun sequence genome contains the following window.
AATAAGACATCTTTGAATTGAATTATAAGTGTCTATTTAGTTtgatataaatataagatgaaaatgattaaaaataaacccaaattacctttttttacaGAAATAATAGCTATTCCATAATTTCTTTACTACAACAGCTTAAgatattcattaaaaatgttgaacGCTTGATTAATAGTAAATACAtccataaaaagaaaaaaaaaaattcggtATATACTTACAGCATATTATACTaagttgtaaaaatgcacatgttGCAATTAGAGAGAAGCATAATATGTCGGAATTATATATAAGGGAATAATGCATGTTAGGTGACgcttatgcaaaaatattgtatgaaaaaatgatttcttttatcattttttctttattttaatgtCTTTAGATTTAATAATGGACATTTATTTCTGCAATGTGGTAATGAAAGGGACATACTGCTAACTTGATCTTCTACACATTGTCGTTCATACTTACATTGTCATATCAGGTATTGTTTTttgaaaaggataaaattttttacttctaaCAAGCCGTATATTATCACGAAACATCAGCcacaatataataatttgattTTCTATATTTAACATGATTTTATGACTTTGATTTTCAACGTTTTAACAGAAATGCTACATTTCATATTTGGatgaagggcaaaaaaatatgattaatGCGTGTGAGTAGCGATATGACACAAAAGGGATCGTCCTTCACCGTTGGACAAATTTGAACTGAGGATGAATTTAATATTTGTATAACGAATCATGTTCTTTATCGAATATATcatatgttcataaaaaggcacaaatttGTGTTATTAAAGAAGATGCATAAAACTTGTAATGATTTCTTCCTTAAACGTTTTGTTTCATTAATGATTAAAAGGAAGGAGGAATATCATACGaaataaagacaaaaatgaagaggacaattcgaaaaattgaaatatattaaatgaacaCAATAAGACGATACAGAGggtcaatatttttttggtactAACAAATATGGtaagaaatataatatgaCAGTAGgttatcgaaaaaaatgatgtacaACATatataagataaaaaaaatgcatgatTAAtcttatgccattttttcgttgGAAAATGTAggaggaatattttttttatacagtTTCCTTTAAGCATATTATGGACCTTTCCGAATTAATATGTACACAGTGTTTTACACTTTTTAGTCAATTAAACGTAATGATTTAGgatttttagaaaattcattaatttattttttttagtaccGCTATTCATTTGTTTAATGCAATTTCTCAAATTAtgactttgattttttttgggtttaTAATTTCTTATTTCAGTTGAAAaaccatttttccatttaatttcatttcgAAATGCAACTTCTCTCCACAATTTAAcgtatttttccaattttttgctaaaagAATAACCCGATGCTATACGAGTATGCTCATAATCCTTACAAATACGTTCATAATAATCGTTTACTTCttgaaattcttttttcaattcttCTCTGCATTCTTTCCACAATTTCTCTTTATCTGCCTTCGGATACTTATATTTGGTGGCTACTGAAGTTAGGAtcttgaataatttttttccatattacCATATAAGTACGCAAGAAGCGAATTATATGCGCTAAGATCATTAGTTATATCGttttttaatacatatgtaaatttGGCATAATTTCTCATTGCTTCCAACatctttaattttgaatataCTTCAGAAAACTTTTTCTCGTCTACAGGATTTTTGCTATTGCCTTCCTTTGAATTAGTTTTTGGACAATAATGATGTACGATTTCCGATAGCTCCGATAATTGTCTTGCGAATGCAACTATATTTGACTTCAACGCTGCATTACCATGTGGAATGCTAATATtattctgcaaaaaaaagaaggggtattaagataaataaaattatgtactTTTATGTATGCTTAAAACAGTTACTCCTTTATTCCGTAAAGgagttctccttttttcgatAATTAAAATCGCTTAATCTTACCAACAACGCAATCCCTAAAAGAAGGATGAAAAGACCAACGGGTTTGCACATCTTGAACATGGCGaggttattcatttttgacaaTTCCGATTCAGGCAATTTCTAtgtatattatgaaaaactATAATgctaatattttaaatgtaagaaaaatcacaaaattttacaattttatatggaataaaaaagtaaaaatttatgccttttttgtgatgattaatataattaaaaaaaaatgttttctttccttagaaaaaaaacaaaatatataaaacttTCTGTCGTACGATATAACGAAAAGAATTATTCATATTGTATTAACTGTATCAggatacataaaaaaagttaattaaattaaataaatttaaaatatttattacgtTAACAaattaagtaaaattttaatatataaaataaattaaaaagaaaaaaaaataattgaaaaaagtagtagtaaaatgaaaattgttACAAATGttccaaaatgaataatttattctttgctacaataaaatattttgtattattttcaACATCGGTCCCTTTAAttctatataaatataaaattatcataaatgAAAACATCATATATGTAACTATTTTCCCCATTGTTAAGTATTTACTTAACTCATTTTGagaataataatatgttCGAAATTACATGCGtgtcgaaatttttttaatttactaGGCTGCTGTAATAGGAAATCATGCTAAGTATGAATTTCTACGCTcacattaatttttactcTAAGGAATAGTTATCTAATTTGGAGTACTAAACATCATATAATTCATtataatgtattattatgctcgaaaaataaataagagTGTATGATCCACCCTTTtctttacgaaaaaaaaaattatgatagcaaaatatgttaaaaaaaaaattgggaatttgtgtataaaatataaacagattagtattttatttgacaaataaaatgataaattgtAGAGGATAATAAGTACATATTTGAAactaaaaacaaaaagggaatctGCTTATTCAGAGGCGAAACATGCCTTTTTTagcacaattttttgaatGATGCACTTGTACATTAATGTAACCAcgtaaatattattaatgctcataaaaatatatacaaaaattaagaattaaaaaagtccactcaaaatgtacatttccTTACAAGtgttaccaaaaaaaataacaaataaatggtTTAAATTATAGCAGATATACTTGTGTTACACGGAATACACGTGCGCATTAAAATGACTATCAAAGTTATGGtggtaaaaatgtatacagtTAAAATGTCACAAACACATTAAACCCATATTTACAGTTGCAGAAACATGCGTACAGTTATATTCAAATTTGAATTACGCTCCACACTAAATTTTACTTTTGGAGAGCGCGATTTTTTTAGGATATTAGCATACTACACACACATTAACTTGACTaaacattttacaaaacCTTCTAATTTGATagatttacaaatatttatcgTGAATACAAatattacttaaaaaagaTGTCGGTGATAATAAGGTATAAATTCAAAAGT
Protein-coding sequences here:
- a CDS encoding RAD protein (Pv-fam-e;~putative), encoding MNNLAMFKMCKPVGLFILLLGIALLNNISIPHGNAALKSNIVAFARQLSELSEIVHHYCPKTNSKEGNSKNPVDEKKFSEVYSKLKMLEAMRNYAKFTYVLKNDITNDLSAYNSLLAYLYVATKYKYPKADKEKLWKECREELKKEFQEVNDYYERICKDYEHTRIASGYSFSKKLEKYVKLWREVAFRNEIKWKNGFSTEIRNYKPKKNQSHNLRNCIKQMNSGTKKNKLMNFLKILNHYV